The DNA region GCCGCCACGCTCACGGCCTATATCGTCCAGGTGAGCCTCGGCGATCTGCCCCATGGAAGCATCGGCTACCGGACGATTTTCGCGGCCGGCCTCGTGTTGTTTTTGATGACCCTGGCGTTCAACATCGCCGGCCACGTCTTGCGCAAGCGTCTTTACCAGGCCTACTGACGGCCTGACGCTCCTCGGCAATGATGTCACGTCAACTCCGGGAAGGGTTGTTCGCGGTCGCGGGGCTCCTGACCATGTTGGTCGCCCTGTTCGCGCTGGGCGCCCTCCTGGCGGGGCTGGCCATGGACGGGTGGGACCGCTTGTCCTGGCGCTTCTTTGCTTCCTATCCCTCGCGCTTTCCCGAACAGGCCGGCATTCTGGCCGCCTGGGTGGGCACCGTGCTCGTGATGGTCGTCACCGCGTTCGCCGCCGTTCCCTTGGGACTCGCCGCAGCCGTGTATCTGGAAGAATACGCGCCCACGCACTGGCTGACGGACCTTATCGATATCAACGTCGCGAATCTGGCCGGCGTGCCCTCCATCGTGTACGGGCTGATGGCACTGGGCCTCTTTGTGTACCGGTTCGGCCTCGGTCACAGCGTTCTGACCGCGGGACTCACGCTGGCGTTGCTCATATTGCCGATGGTGATCATCGCGACGCGGGAAGCGATCCGCAGCGTACCGGACGGGGTGCGCGAAGCCGCCTACGCCCTCGGCGCGACCAAGTGGCAGACGGTGAAGGACCACGTCGTCCCCTACTCGATGGGAGGCATTCTTACGGGCATCATTCTCGCGCTTTCGCGCGCGATCGGCGAGACGGCGCCGCTGATCACGGTCGGCGCGTTGTCGTTCATCGCGTTCTTGCCGCATCCTCCCTGGCAAGCGGAATTTCCGTTTGTCTCGTTCCAGTGGCTGCTGGATCCGTTCACGGTCCTTCCCATGCAGATGTTCAACTGGGTGTCCAGGCCCCAGGAGGAATTTCATCGCAATGCGGCGGGGGCCGGGCTGGTCCTGATGGCGATGACGCTGGCCATGAACGCCCTGGCGATCTACGTCCGCGCGCGGTTTCGCAAGCGAATCCGCTGGTGAGCAGGACCATGACGACGATGGACGCACCGGCGGTCAAAGCGGAGGTCAGGAACCTGAATTTCTATTACGGCTCGATTCAGGCCCTCAAGCAGCTCACGCTGACCATCGCCGAGCGCCGAGTGACCGCGTTGATCGGACCGTCCGGATGCGGAAAAACGACGTATCTGCGATGCTTCAACAGGATGCACGATCTCTATTCCGGCAACCGCTACGAAGGGGAAATCGTCCTCTACCCCGACAAAACCAATATCCTGGACCCACGCCTCGATCCGATCGAAGTCCGCATGCGCGTGGGCATGGTTTTTCAGAAGCCCAATCCGTTTCCTAAGTCCATTTACGAAAACGTGGCCTACGGCCTCAGAATTCGCGGCCGCCAGCGCAGAAGCGCGATCGACGACGCCGTTGAACGGGCGCTCCGCGACGCCGCCCTGTGGCAGGAGGTCAAAGATCGGCTGCATGAACCCGCCTTCGCCCTGTCGGGCGGTCAACAGCAACGGCTGTGCATCGCCCGCGCCCTCGCGACGGATCCGGAAATGCTGCTGTTCGACGAGCCGACCTCGGCCTTGGATCCCACCGCGACGGTCAAGATCGAAGAGTTGGTGAATCAACTCAAGCAAAAGATTACGATCGTGATCGTCACTCACAGCATGCAACAGGCCGCCCGGGTCTCGGACTTTACCGCCTTCATGTACGCGGGATCGCTCGTGGAGTTCGACAAGACCGAGAAGATGTTCACTAATCCGTCGAATCAACTGACGGAGGATTACATTACCGGACGGTTCGGCTGAACGCATCACGTTTCACGTATGACGCGTCCCGAGGACTGATGCATCGTCATTTCGACGAAGAACTGTTGGGCCTTAAGGAGAAGCTGCTCCTGATGGGCGGACTGGTGGAGAGCCAAATCCAGGGGGCGCTGCGCGCGCTCACCGAACGCGATGACGGACTGGCCCGTCGCGTGATCGAGACCGATCATCGCGTCAACGCCTTGGATGTCGAGGTGGACGAAGACTGCCTTCGGCTGCTCGCGTTGCAGCAACCGGCGGGACGCGATTTGCGGTTCATCACCACGGCGATGAAGATTTCCACCGAACTGGAACGCATGAGCGACCTGGCCGAAAACGTATCCGAGCGGGCGCTGGAACTCAATGAAGAACCTCAACTCAAGCCCTACATCGACATTCCCCGCATGGCGAACTGGGCGATACGGATGGTGAAAGACAGCCTGGACGCCTTCGTCAACCGCGATGCGGCGCTGGCGAGAAAGGTGATCGGAGACGACGATTTCGTCGACGATTTAACCGAGCAGTTGTTTCGCGAGTTGCTCTCGTTTATGTTGGAAAACCCGAAGACGATCACGAGAGCCATCCGCCTGACCTTCATCGGCAAATACTTCGAGCGGATCGCCGACCATGCGACCAACATCGCGGAACTCGTCGTGTATATGGTAGAAGGGAAGATCATTCGTCACACCGAACCGTCGAACAAACAGCCGATGGCCGACAGCGAGTAGCCTCGGTACACGCCGCACGCCGGCGGACATCGCCTCTCGGCTTCGAACATGACCAAACTCGCCATTCTCGATATCGGCACCAACTCCATTCATTTGGTCCTGGCCGAGGTCGGCCCCGATCTTTCGTACAAAATTGTGGATCGCTTCAAGGACATGACGCGGCTGGGCGACGGCTCGTTCGCCAGCCGCCGGCTCTCGGACCAAGCGATGGCCCGGGGGTTCGAAGTGGTCCGCAACCTGGTGACGCTCGCCCGTAACAAAGGGTACGACCGGATCGAGGCGATCGCCACCAGCGCGGTACGCGAAGCCCGCAACGGCGGCGAGTTCATCGAAGGCGTGGCGAAACAGACGGGCCTGACGGTGCGGGTCATCAGCGGCGCCGAAGAAGCCCGCCTCATTTTCCTCGGCGTGCGCCACAGCATCGCTTTGTCGGACCGGCCGACCTTGGTGGTGGACGTCGGAGGCGGCTCCGTCGAGTTGATGGTCGGCAACCGAGAGGCCATGCTGCACGCCAGGAGCCTCAAGCTCGGCGCCATCCGGATGAAGGATCTGTATCTCACGCGCACGCCGCCGTCGAAAGCCATGTTGCGGGACATGCACGCGGCGATCGAGCGACACTTGAAAGCCGCGTTGCAGGGGTTTCAGACCGTGCAGTACGACGGCCTGGTGGCCACCTCCGGCATGGCCGGCAACCTGACGGAGGTGATTTATCTGCGACGCACGGGCCATCCCCCTCCTCAACTGCATCTCGCCGCAGTCTCCTTGAAGGAAGTGCAGGAGGTGGAAGCGGTGCTGGCCGCCTCGAGCGTCAAGGCGCGGCTCGCCATCCCCGGTCTCGATCCCAGACGCGTGGATACGTTGTTGCCAGCTGCGGCGGTCCTGCGGATCCTCATGGAGCTCGTCGGAAAGGACGATCTGACCATTTCCGACAAGGCGATCCGGGAGGGCATGATTTACGATTTCATCGAGCGCCATCGGGAGGGCCTCCGCGCCGAACTGGAGATCCCGGATGTCCGCAGGAGAAACGTCGTCCATCTGGCGCGCCGCTGCCAGGCGCCGGAAACCCATTCTCTGCATGTCGCCGCGCTGGCGTTGCAGTTGTTCGATCAGACCAAACCGATGCACGGGTTCGGGCAGCCGGAGCGGGAGTGGCTGGAATACGCCGCGCTGCTGCACGACGTCGGCTACCTCATCAACTCCCGGCAACATCACAAGCACGCCTATTACCTGATCAAGCACAGCGACCTGTCCGGGTTGACGGCAGAAGAGGTGGACATCGTCGCCAACGTCGCGCGCTATCATCGCCGGGCGTTGCCGAGTCCGAAGCACGCGCCCTTGGCGGCCTTGCCGGCCGGCCATCAGCGGACGGTCCAGGTGCTGGCGGCGTTGCTCCGGATCGCCGATGCGCTCGACCGCACCCATTTTTCCGTGATTCAACGGCTGACGGTGAAGCTGGGGGCGATCGTGACGATCTCGCTTCAGACCGCCGGCGACGCCGAGTTGGAAACCTGGGCCGCCCGCGGGCGCGCGGACCTGTTTGAGAAGGTCTTCCGGAGGCGGGTACAATTCATCATGCTGTCACCGGAGGGAGACCCGGCATGACCGGTCCATCATCGGCCGGGGATGCGCCGCATCCCTATCCCGGCAAGTTGATCATCGTCGAAGGCATCGACGGATCGGGCAAGAGCACCCAGTTGCTGCTGCTGCAGAAATGGCTGGAGTCGCAGGGCCACAAGGTGTTCTTCACCGAATGGAATTCCTCCGAATTGGTCCGCGAGACCACCAAGCGGGGGAAAAAGAACAAGACCCTGACCCCGAC from Nitrospirota bacterium includes:
- the pstA gene encoding phosphate ABC transporter permease PstA, whose product is MMSRQLREGLFAVAGLLTMLVALFALGALLAGLAMDGWDRLSWRFFASYPSRFPEQAGILAAWVGTVLVMVVTAFAAVPLGLAAAVYLEEYAPTHWLTDLIDINVANLAGVPSIVYGLMALGLFVYRFGLGHSVLTAGLTLALLILPMVIIATREAIRSVPDGVREAAYALGATKWQTVKDHVVPYSMGGILTGIILALSRAIGETAPLITVGALSFIAFLPHPPWQAEFPFVSFQWLLDPFTVLPMQMFNWVSRPQEEFHRNAAGAGLVLMAMTLAMNALAIYVRARFRKRIRW
- a CDS encoding Ppx/GppA phosphatase family protein, whose product is MTKLAILDIGTNSIHLVLAEVGPDLSYKIVDRFKDMTRLGDGSFASRRLSDQAMARGFEVVRNLVTLARNKGYDRIEAIATSAVREARNGGEFIEGVAKQTGLTVRVISGAEEARLIFLGVRHSIALSDRPTLVVDVGGGSVELMVGNREAMLHARSLKLGAIRMKDLYLTRTPPSKAMLRDMHAAIERHLKAALQGFQTVQYDGLVATSGMAGNLTEVIYLRRTGHPPPQLHLAAVSLKEVQEVEAVLAASSVKARLAIPGLDPRRVDTLLPAAAVLRILMELVGKDDLTISDKAIREGMIYDFIERHREGLRAELEIPDVRRRNVVHLARRCQAPETHSLHVAALALQLFDQTKPMHGFGQPEREWLEYAALLHDVGYLINSRQHHKHAYYLIKHSDLSGLTAEEVDIVANVARYHRRALPSPKHAPLAALPAGHQRTVQVLAALLRIADALDRTHFSVIQRLTVKLGAIVTISLQTAGDAELETWAARGRADLFEKVFRRRVQFIMLSPEGDPA
- the phoU gene encoding phosphate signaling complex protein PhoU, with translation MHRHFDEELLGLKEKLLLMGGLVESQIQGALRALTERDDGLARRVIETDHRVNALDVEVDEDCLRLLALQQPAGRDLRFITTAMKISTELERMSDLAENVSERALELNEEPQLKPYIDIPRMANWAIRMVKDSLDAFVNRDAALARKVIGDDDFVDDLTEQLFRELLSFMLENPKTITRAIRLTFIGKYFERIADHATNIAELVVYMVEGKIIRHTEPSNKQPMADSE
- the pstB gene encoding phosphate ABC transporter ATP-binding protein PstB, encoding MTTMDAPAVKAEVRNLNFYYGSIQALKQLTLTIAERRVTALIGPSGCGKTTYLRCFNRMHDLYSGNRYEGEIVLYPDKTNILDPRLDPIEVRMRVGMVFQKPNPFPKSIYENVAYGLRIRGRQRRSAIDDAVERALRDAALWQEVKDRLHEPAFALSGGQQQRLCIARALATDPEMLLFDEPTSALDPTATVKIEELVNQLKQKITIVIVTHSMQQAARVSDFTAFMYAGSLVEFDKTEKMFTNPSNQLTEDYITGRFG